GCACATCTCGTCACCGAGGAGCACGGCCGCGGGATCGACCTCTACAAGGCCAGAGGCGAGACCGGCGTCGGCGACACGTACCAGGCCACGAAGCTTCAGCGGCGCGATCACCTCCACATCACCGCCTCGGGGAAAGCCATTCTGGCCCACCTGCCCCGCCAGCGCGTCGACGAGATCGTCGACGAACACGGGCTGGGCGGACGGACCGACGAGACCATCACCGACCGTGAGACGCTGTACGAGCGGCTGTCCGAGATACGCGAACGTGGGTACGCGTACAACGACGAGGAGGAGGTTGTCGGGCTCCGAGCGGTCGGCGCGCCGATCAGACGGGCAGACGGCGCGGTCCTCGGATCGATCAGCGTCTCCGGGCCGACGAGCTTCGTGCAGGGCGACCGCTTCGAGACGGCGCTCCCGGAGCTCGTGACGAGCGCGGCGAACGTGATCGAGGTGAACATCAACATGGACGACATGCGGTCCGAGCTCTCCGAAACCGGGTCCCGGTGAGGACGTCACGTCGACGTGTCCGACGGCGTGTCTCGTGAACCCGCGTTCGGATATCTCGGACGGTCCTCACCCCGCGTTCGAGGCCGGACCGGCCGCCGGTCAGTTCGAAATCAGTTACAGCCCTACTCGTGTAACACCTCGGCGTCGGAACCGAGAGACTCCCGACCAGACGAGGACGCCCTGGGATCGTCGGTCCGCCGATCAGCCCTCGACGCGGTCGGTCACCGTTCGATCGGCCGGTAGTCGACGCAGCCTATACCCGGATTAGTATTGCTATTTAGAAACAATACTATTACGCGGAGCACCCGTCGACCGATCCGCGACCGACGGAGCGATCGGGCCATCCAGATGCGTGTGAGACAACGTTTCGACGGGAGTCAGACCGACGAAGGCAGGACCATACCCGGTTCTAATCGAACGAACTGTGCCCGATTTCGAAGGATTCGACCGGAGGCCGGTCGTCCGGACGGCGGTGTCTCACAGCGAGTTTGCTTGTGAGTCGCCGTCGCTGTCTCGGTCGCCCGTCCTTCGAGAAGACCGACACTGCCGGGTGTTTCTTCGGCATTTATATTGCATATTAATTGCAATATAAATCGCCCTCGAACCGGGCCACGGTCCCATTGCCCCGACCGGGCTCGCTGCAGCGGTCGGGGGAGTCACGCGCCGTCTCACGAGTGCGGTCGGCACGGCCATCGTCCTCGCGGATATCGAGAGCGATCGCGCGCGACAGATCCACGTCCCGGCTCCGAGATCAGTCGTGATACTGGGAGCGTCGGCGAACCGGGACACGGCCGAGGGCCGTCTCAGCCGGTCGCCGACGCGTTCGTCGCGTTGCCCTGGACGACACGGACGGTCTCGTTGCCGTAGAGTTCGAGAGTCTCGACGACCGTTCCGTTCGGGGCGACCCGCTCGACGACGAGCGTGGGCGTCCGATCCGCCGCGTCGCTCTCCCCCTCGGGCGACGCCGTGACGCGCTCACCTTCGAGGAAGGCGGTCACCTCCGCGGTCGTACTGACTTCGTGGACGTCGCTCGACCGGGCGTTGACGAACGCGATGTACGCGATGCCGCTGCTGTCGCTCGGGACGACCCGCACCTCCCAGTAGAGCTGCCCGTCGACGACGACGGGGATCGGTTCGGACGGGGTGAACCGGTTCCAGTCGGTCGTCCGCGCGGCCTGTCTGACGTAGTCGGTCGCCTTGCGTGCGCCGAACAGTGACTGCCGCGGGGAATAGCTCTCGTACTCGCCGGTTCGACCATCGACCGTCCACACCTCCTTGAGCCCCTGTGCCTGGCCGTACGGTTCGACTGCGACGACGTACTCCGGCCCCTCGGTCGTGAACACGAGGAACGGCTGGTCGTTCCCCTCGCCGGGGACCGGAGCGACCTCGATCTCGTCTTCGTGGCTGGTGAACGTGTTGACGATGCCGTTGCGGTACTTCGTCGCGGCGACCTTCTCGCGGGCCAACGCGAAGGGGTAGAGCTTCTGTTCTTCTAAGACTGAGTGGCCGCGGGCTTCGGCGGGTGAGAGGTCCTCGACGTCCCCGTCCGGGCCGATCAACACCACACCACCCCACTCGGGCGTCGTGTACGGCAGCGGGAGCCAGTGGAACACCGGCTTCGTGTACGGCACCGCGACGTACTGGTCACCCTCGTGGACGACCATGAACGGGTCGCCGTACTCGACCAGGTAGTTCGCCTGTTTCAGCATCGCGAACCGATAGTTGTTGTAAAAGGCCGGTCCGACGCCCTTGTCGAGGTCGCCGACGACCGTGTCGACCTCGGCGTTCTGCTGGGTCACGTCCACGAGGACGGTCCCGTGTTGGCGTTTGGTGTAGTGGTTGTACGCGCCGTCGGGGGCGAGCGCGTACGACCAGTACGGCGTGCCGTTCCGAACGGTGATGTCGCCGCCCTGGATACGATACTGCGGGAAGTTGAGCGTGTTCGAGGCGTACCGCGAGGCGACGCTCTTGGTCACCACGCGGGGCTTCGCCGGGTCGGTCTCGCTCAGGTTCCCCGTCGTGGCCGCACGGTCCATGGTCGTCTTGCCGATGTCCTCGCCGGCGAGCAGGCCGGCCACACCCGCACCCGAGACGAGCACGACGACGAACACCACGACCCCGAACTGACCGCTCACGAGTGAGCCGAAGGACCGTCGGGCGAACAGGGCGATCCCGAGGCCGACCAGGGCGGCGAACGGCAGTATCGGTGTCGTGTAGACGCCGTAGACGATCCCGTGAAGCCATGGCCGGAAGTACCACGCGAGGGCGAGCGCGACGCCGGTCGCAACGAGCGCGAGCCCGGCGAACCGCCGGGGGTTCTCCGCGCGCAATCGCCCGAGACGATCCGCTCCCGCGAGGAGGAGTTCGCCGATGGAGGGCATGTGTCACGGCGTCGTGATCGAACGCTCATTACTGTACCGACATCCGACAAGCGCGAGAATCCAGGCGGGACCGACCCCTTGCGGGCGACGCCGCGCCCCGCGGGGGCGGGCAACGTCAGGCGAACGCAGTCGAGGTCCGACTCGTGTCAGTCGCGATCGTTCGTGCCCGGTGGCTCCGGCGTCGTTGTTTTATGACTGTCTCCGTGCTATGCGGAGGTGAGACATGTACGACCGCATCCTCGTTCCGACCGATGGCAGCGATCACGCCGTTCGGGCCGCCGAACACGCCCTCTATCTCGCGGATGCCTTCGATGCGACGGTGCACGTGATCAGCGTCGTCGACGTCCAGGAGGCGGCCGGTCCGTTCAGCGCCGGCGGCGTGGACCAGTCGTTCATCGCGCGCCTCGAAGCGAACGCCGAATCGACGATCGACGAGATCGAAGCCGCGGGCGACGGCAGCGCCCCGATCGAGTCGACGGTCCGCAAGGGTGAGCCGACCGCGGAGATACTCGCGTACGCGGACGACCACGACGTCGACCTCGTCGTGATGGGGACACACGGCCGCCGCGGGCTCCGTCGCGTCATCGCCGGGAGCGTAACCGAACGCGTCGTTCGAACCGCCGACGTCCCCGTGATCACGGTGAGCGCGAACGAGCGAAGCCGCGTCGACGGTGGGTACGACGAACTCCTCGTGCCGACGGACGGGAGCGAGCCGGCGACCGCGGCCGTCGCCCACGGGCTCGCGATCGCGGAACACACCGGCGCTCGCGTCCACGCGGTGAACGTCGTCGATGTCGGAGCGCTCGTCGCCGGTCCGGAGTACGCGCCGTCGGCCGAACTGGGAGCGCACCTCGAAGCCGCCGGCGAGGCGGCGACCGGGGACATCGCGGAGCGCGCACGGGACCGTGGACTCGACGTGGTCACGGCGGTCGAGACCGGGGTTCCGGCTCGCGCGCTCCTCGCGTACGCCGACGAACACGACATCGACGTCGTCACGATGGGCACACGCGGGCGGACCGGGCTCAGTCGGTACGTCCTAGGCAGTACGGCCGGCCGCGTGATCCGGGACGCCGAGATGCCGGTGCTCTCGCTCAACGTCCGAGGCCCGGGAGCCGACGAGTCGGCCTGAGCGGCTCCCGACGACGCTCCGGACGGGACCGGTCACGGGCGACCGTTATCTGAATCGAGGCGCTAAGACCCCACCCGCAAGCGCGAGCCGTCAGGCGAGCGGTAGAGTAGGGTAGTTCACTGCGCCATGTAGCCACCGTCGACCGGGTACGACGTGCCGGTGACGAACGAGGCCTCGTCGGAGCAGAGCCAGACGACCGCGTTGGCGATCTCTTCCGGCGTCCCCATCCGCCCGAGCGGCTGCATCTGCACGAACCCTTCGATCGAGTCGGGGTCCGCCTCGGCGGCGCGCTGGACCATCGCCGTGTCGATGACGCCGGGACAGACCGCGTTGACGCGGACGTTCTCCGCCGCGTACTGCGTCGCGGCGACCTTCGTCAACCCGAGCACCCCGTGTTTGCTCGCGACGTACGGCGTCCCCCCGGCGGCGACGAGGCCGGCGATCGACGAGGTGTTGACGATCGCTCCACCGCCGTGTTCGACCATCTCCTGGAGTTCGTACTTCATGCACAGCCACACGCCCTTCAGGTTGATGTCGATCACTCGGTCCCAGTTGTCTTCGGTCTGCTCTGCGAGCGGGTCGTCGCGGCCTTCGATCCCCGCGTTGTTGTGGGCGATGTCGACGCTCCCGTACGTCTCGACGGCGGTCTGCACCATCGCCTCGACGTGGGCCGGATCGCTCACGTCCGTCTCGACGAACGTCGCCGTCCCCCCGTCGGACTCGATCTCGTCGACGACGCGCTGCCCCTCGTCACCGACGACGTCCGCGACGACGACGTTCGCGCCCTCTCGGGCGAACCGCGCCGCTGTCTCCTTCCCGATCCCCGATGCGGCACCGGTCACGATTGCCGTCTTGTCAGCAAGGTCGTACGCCATGGCTCCAGTTGCGCCCGCCGAAGAAATGTAGTTTTACAGTCATTCTCGGAGATCGGGAACGAACCTGACTGGCCGACCAGAACCGGGATCGCTTCGGCCACCGTGCGCTCAGGAGTCCCCGAGGAGCGCCGACCGACGGAGGATGCGGAGAGATCGCCGAATGAGGGCACCAGTCCCGTACGCGAGCGTGCCGAAGAAGACGGCCGCAGTG
This sequence is a window from Salinigranum marinum. Protein-coding genes within it:
- a CDS encoding SDR family oxidoreductase, with protein sequence MAYDLADKTAIVTGAASGIGKETAARFAREGANVVVADVVGDEGQRVVDEIESDGGTATFVETDVSDPAHVEAMVQTAVETYGSVDIAHNNAGIEGRDDPLAEQTEDNWDRVIDINLKGVWLCMKYELQEMVEHGGGAIVNTSSIAGLVAAGGTPYVASKHGVLGLTKVAATQYAAENVRVNAVCPGVIDTAMVQRAAEADPDSIEGFVQMQPLGRMGTPEEIANAVVWLCSDEASFVTGTSYPVDGGYMAQ
- a CDS encoding universal stress protein; protein product: MYDRILVPTDGSDHAVRAAEHALYLADAFDATVHVISVVDVQEAAGPFSAGGVDQSFIARLEANAESTIDEIEAAGDGSAPIESTVRKGEPTAEILAYADDHDVDLVVMGTHGRRGLRRVIAGSVTERVVRTADVPVITVSANERSRVDGGYDELLVPTDGSEPATAAVAHGLAIAEHTGARVHAVNVVDVGALVAGPEYAPSAELGAHLEAAGEAATGDIAERARDRGLDVVTAVETGVPARALLAYADEHDIDVVTMGTRGRTGLSRYVLGSTAGRVIRDAEMPVLSLNVRGPGADESA
- a CDS encoding IclR family transcriptional regulator, whose protein sequence is MNQRPGTNGGRELKTVRTATEVIDALLDGGPCGVTELATRLSLPKSTVYTQLNTLRNGGFVTKDGDEYQLSYKFLTLGEYVRNETTLYQVARTEVDRLADETGQYAHLVTEEHGRGIDLYKARGETGVGDTYQATKLQRRDHLHITASGKAILAHLPRQRVDEIVDEHGLGGRTDETITDRETLYERLSEIRERGYAYNDEEEVVGLRAVGAPIRRADGAVLGSISVSGPTSFVQGDRFETALPELVTSAANVIEVNINMDDMRSELSETGSR